The stretch of DNA TATTGCTTCCTGCCTGATTGCCGGCGACCTCCCCGGCGCTCGAAGGGCACTGCATGCCAATTGGACGAACGGGGCGACTCGTATGCTTGCACACACGAGCGCCCCGTATCTCACGGAGTGATTCATTGCAGAATGCGCCCCTGGAGAGTCGCCTCCGACTAGATTGCGGGGTGCGCCAGCACAGCGACCCCCGCGGGCGCCAGCGTGAGGCTGCCGGTCACGTCGAGACCGGTGATCAAGTCGTGTGATCCAACTGGCACGGCGACGGATGCCTCCGCCTGGCCGTGGTTCAGCACAAACATGAAGTCGGTCTCTTCGTTAGTGCGCGTGACAATCTCGAGGTCGCGGTCCGCGACGCGGTTCGGCAGCCCGGCGGCGGTGAGGGCGAGAGCCAGAACCTGCTCGAGTCCCTCCGGTGCGAGCGTGGCGCTGAGGTACCAGGCGGAGCCGGCGCCGAGCGCGTTGCGCACGATGGCGGCGCGCCCCTCGAGAACTCCGGCGGAGTACGTGGCGACGGTGTCGGTATCCGAGGCAGCGTGGATCCACTCGCTCCAAATCTGGGTGGGCAGAATCGCGCCGTCGAGGTTGACCTGACCGGTCTCCCCGTCGGAGAGCGGCCACCACTCGTCGACCTCGACGCCGAGCAGGCCGCGCAGCGGGCCGGGAGCGCCACCCTCGTGCACCTTCTCGGTCGGGTCGACGACACCGCTGAACGGGCCGACGACCAGCTGGCCGCCGCGCTGCACGAACGCGGTCATGGCCGCAGCCTGCTCGTCGGTAGCGATGTAGAGGTTCGGTACGACGACGACGTCGTAGCCGTCGAACGAGCCGGTGGCCCGCACGACGTCAACGGTGTGGCCGAGGGCGAACAGGGCTCCGTGCCAGGCGCGGGCCTGCTCGAGCCAGTTGAGCCGCTGCGACGGCAACGAGTCGGGCGCCGCGCTCCCCCACCAGGAATCCCAGTCGGCGACGAGGGCAACGGATGCCCGCACACGGGTTCCGCGCACGACCTCGATCTGCTTGAGCTCGGCGCCGAGGGCGGCCGTCTCTTTAAAGGTGCGGCTGTTCTCACCGCGGTGGCCGAGCATGGCCGAGTGATACTTCTCCGGGCCGAACTTGGCCTGGCGCCATTGAAAGAACATCGCGCCGTCGGAACCGTGCGCGATGGCCTGAAAACTGTTCAGGCGCATGCGTCCCGGCGCCTTGGGCACGTTGATGTCGCGCCAGCTGACCGCGCTCGGGGCCTGCTCGAGCAGCAGCCAGGGCTGGCCGTCTTTCAGCGAACGCATCAGGCCGTAGTTGAGGGCTGCGGGCACGTGCGCCTGGGGATCGGCGGGGTCGGGATAGGCGTCATCCGTCACCAGATCTTCGACGGCTGCGAAGTCCCAGTAGTCGAGCTCCTTGAACAGGCTCATGAAGTTGGTGGTCACGGCGATGTCGGGGGTGACCCGGCGCAGCACGTCGATCTCGCTTTGGAACAGTTCGAGCAACGCGTCGCTCGAGAAGCGCTCGAAGTCGAGGTTCTGCGAGGGATTGATCGGACCCATCGAGGTGCGCGGCGGCTCAATGTGCTCGAAGGTGTTGTAGTTCTGACCCCAGCAGGTGGTGCCCCAGGCCTCGTTCAGGCCCTCGATGCTGCCGTAGCGAGCTTCAAGCCAGCGGCGGAAGTGGCGAGC from Leifsonia psychrotolerans encodes:
- a CDS encoding beta-galactosidase translates to MTSTPARPIRLDALAYGGDYNPDQWSEETWIEDARLMQKASVNLVSLPVFSWPQIERTPGVYDFGWLDRVIDLLWEHGIKVDLATGTATPPAWLIREFPEVLPSNIHGQRLEFGSRQAYCPSSPIFREHALKLTEAMATRYGNHPALALWHISNEYGDHVPRCWCDESARHFRRWLEARYGSIEGLNEAWGTTCWGQNYNTFEHIEPPRTSMGPINPSQNLDFERFSSDALLELFQSEIDVLRRVTPDIAVTTNFMSLFKELDYWDFAAVEDLVTDDAYPDPADPQAHVPAALNYGLMRSLKDGQPWLLLEQAPSAVSWRDINVPKAPGRMRLNSFQAIAHGSDGAMFFQWRQAKFGPEKYHSAMLGHRGENSRTFKETAALGAELKQIEVVRGTRVRASVALVADWDSWWGSAAPDSLPSQRLNWLEQARAWHGALFALGHTVDVVRATGSFDGYDVVVVPNLYIATDEQAAAMTAFVQRGGQLVVGPFSGVVDPTEKVHEGGAPGPLRGLLGVEVDEWWPLSDGETGQVNLDGAILPTQIWSEWIHAASDTDTVATYSAGVLEGRAAIVRNALGAGSAWYLSATLAPEGLEQVLALALTAAGLPNRVADRDLEIVTRTNEETDFMFVLNHGQAEASVAVPVGSHDLITGLDVTGSLTLAPAGVAVLAHPAI